A window of Thermodesulfobacteriota bacterium contains these coding sequences:
- a CDS encoding alpha/beta hydrolase, whose translation MCRVVYVTLLALWLSACAGGEQVSWDPATATLPGPGELVDEPVFGGKVFVFQAGVERPETAVLIHGLGPSASADWALLIPALIERFHVVAFDLPGFGRSSGGNHLYSPAAYAQLVHWLTERYAKGPVIVIGHSLGAAVALRFAAEHPHAVRRMVLSDVAGVLHRVAFLEHTYRIEPSGDRAETSYSRRYQRQLNRVLRKVILRMDRLPLEAETVLASPALRRLVLGGSPRKIAAMALIQEDFSKSLAAIRVPVRLLWGAEDEIAPLRTAQVLLHALSDVRLDIIAGAGHAPMLDVPEVFLGAVLAALVSPPDAPRFSAPPPSTARWGVCAGQEGVRFEGDYEEIAVEDCLGVSIVGVKARSIRIARSKVRIERTSVAGAIVGLNVSNSSVVATALAVRAETALVASRSHLDLAGVSLEGTAAAARSSDRAVLVFSVSRVASPHGRGRVHGVHDLAASSSL comes from the coding sequence ATGTGCCGAGTTGTCTACGTTACCTTGTTGGCGCTGTGGTTGAGCGCCTGTGCGGGAGGGGAGCAGGTGTCGTGGGACCCCGCCACGGCCACGCTGCCTGGCCCAGGCGAGCTCGTGGACGAGCCGGTGTTCGGGGGGAAGGTCTTCGTGTTCCAGGCAGGGGTGGAGCGCCCGGAGACCGCCGTGCTGATCCATGGCCTCGGCCCTAGCGCGTCGGCCGACTGGGCGCTTCTTATTCCTGCCCTGATCGAGCGCTTCCACGTTGTCGCCTTCGACCTCCCGGGATTCGGGCGGTCGAGCGGGGGCAACCATCTCTATTCGCCCGCTGCCTATGCCCAACTCGTTCACTGGTTGACGGAGCGGTATGCCAAGGGGCCGGTAATCGTGATCGGTCACTCCCTGGGGGCGGCGGTCGCCTTGCGGTTTGCTGCGGAGCACCCGCATGCAGTACGCCGGATGGTGTTGTCCGACGTGGCGGGCGTGCTCCACCGGGTGGCCTTCCTGGAGCACACCTACCGGATCGAGCCTAGTGGGGACCGCGCGGAAACCTCCTACTCCCGCCGCTATCAGAGGCAGCTCAACCGGGTGCTGCGCAAGGTGATCCTGCGGATGGACCGCCTGCCCCTGGAGGCCGAGACGGTGCTGGCCTCCCCAGCCCTGCGCCGGCTGGTCCTCGGCGGCAGTCCGCGCAAGATCGCTGCCATGGCGCTCATCCAGGAGGACTTCTCGAAATCCCTCGCTGCGATTCGGGTTCCGGTTCGCCTGCTCTGGGGGGCCGAGGACGAGATCGCCCCGCTACGCACCGCCCAGGTGCTTCTCCATGCCCTCTCCGACGTCCGGCTCGACATCATTGCGGGCGCGGGACACGCCCCCATGCTAGACGTTCCCGAGGTGTTCCTGGGTGCCGTCCTGGCGGCGCTGGTGTCACCCCCGGACGCGCCGAGGTTTTCTGCGCCCCCGCCGTCGACAGCACGCTGGGGAGTGTGCGCGGGGCAGGAGGGCGTGCGGTTCGAGGGGGACTACGAGGAAATCGCGGTGGAGGACTGCCTCGGCGTCTCGATTGTCGGGGTGAAGGCGCGGTCGATCCGCATCGCCCGGTCCAAGGTGCGCATCGAACGGACGTCGGTCGCGGGGGCTATCGTGGGTCTGAACGTCTCGAACTCTAGCGTGGTTGCCACGGCGCTCGCCGTACGCGCGGAAACCGCACTTGTGGCGTCCCGAAGTCACTTGGACCTGGCCGGTGTGTCCTTGGAGGGCACCGCCGCGGCTGCCCGTTCGTCCGACCGGGCGGTCCTGGTCTTCTCGGTCTCCCGGGTGGCAAGCCCCCACGGCCGCGGTCGCGTACACGGCGTGCACGACCTTGCGGCCAGCTCGTCGCTGTAA
- a CDS encoding type II toxin-antitoxin system PemK/MazF family toxin, whose amino-acid sequence MKRGEVYVAELQPRSGSEQRGIRPVIVVSHDGFNDVPTWRSVIVVPCSTSASQARRGPTAVPLAKGTAGLEREGVALCHQITMLDRSKLTKRIGSLPEAVLKAVNAGLLAALDLGT is encoded by the coding sequence ATGAAGCGCGGTGAGGTATACGTGGCGGAGCTTCAGCCTCGGTCCGGCTCCGAGCAGCGGGGCATACGTCCCGTCATCGTCGTGTCCCACGACGGTTTCAACGACGTTCCGACCTGGCGGTCTGTGATCGTGGTCCCGTGCTCGACCTCGGCGTCCCAAGCCCGCCGCGGCCCAACGGCTGTGCCGCTCGCGAAAGGAACCGCAGGTCTCGAGCGCGAGGGAGTGGCTCTGTGTCATCAGATTACGATGCTCGATCGGTCCAAGCTCACGAAGCGAATCGGTTCCCTGCCGGAGGCCGTTCTGAAGGCAGTGAACGCGGGATTGCTTGCCGCTTTGGACTTGGGCACGTGA
- the msrA gene encoding peptide-methionine (S)-S-oxide reductase MsrA, translating into MAGANERAKQEVATLGGGCFWCLEPIFRELEGVLGVAVGYAGGRRASPTYEQVCTGATGHAEVVQVTFDPAVISFRELLEVFFAVHDPTTPNRQGADVGTQYRSVVLYHDPEQERVTREVIGELGGQGLWDAPVVTEVAPLEAFYPAEAYHQDYFRKNPGQGYCRVVITPKLAKFRQRFAGRRKAGA; encoded by the coding sequence ATGGCCGGCGCGAACGAGAGGGCGAAACAGGAAGTGGCCACCCTGGGAGGCGGGTGCTTCTGGTGCCTGGAGCCGATCTTCCGGGAGCTCGAGGGGGTGCTGGGGGTGGCGGTGGGGTACGCGGGGGGGCGGCGGGCCAGCCCCACCTACGAGCAGGTGTGCACGGGGGCCACGGGGCACGCCGAGGTGGTGCAGGTGACCTTCGACCCCGCGGTGATCTCCTTTCGGGAGCTCCTGGAGGTCTTCTTCGCGGTCCACGATCCCACGACCCCGAACCGGCAGGGGGCCGACGTGGGCACCCAGTACCGGTCGGTGGTCCTCTATCACGACCCCGAGCAGGAACGGGTAACCCGGGAGGTGATCGGGGAGCTCGGGGGCCAGGGGCTTTGGGACGCCCCCGTCGTCACCGAGGTGGCGCCCCTCGAGGCCTTCTACCCGGCCGAGGCGTATCACCAGGACTACTTCCGCAAGAACCCGGGCCAGGGGTACTGCCGGGTGGTCATCACCCCCAAGCTCGCCAAGTTCCGGCAGCGGTTCGCGGGCCGGCGCAAGGCTGGAGCCTGA
- a CDS encoding PEP-CTERM sorting domain-containing protein, which yields MRAIVGLAAAFCLAAGSPAWALTAVGTDFYRVHVADEESGYSFGTWNAVTGSRHPAGEGRDLLFDGETTNTNYSTLRVYGSGGPRDYATEAYAPGVGEGVALDLYYIAEGPSPLASEGAGWRVEWCVEPEALWVTQDVFVVGETFATAAIYHTVEIRNMGDADVAVGWRNLYDWAVNDPSFDDGPANRVEGAAGAVVVPFTTREFLHASNPGELVRVSVDRTTEDPPEAVVPTYQPLLALGYDPRFRPDLPVTLPDAYAFVSWPYAYGSLFEYLVDPAFDATDDTAGLSWFGLTAETAPVLSAGDTVRFTQVLFGALPSAPPGKTSPVPEPSTLALLATGLAVLARRRGTSPGTALRRR from the coding sequence ATGAGAGCGATCGTCGGGTTGGCCGCCGCCTTCTGCCTCGCGGCCGGGAGCCCTGCCTGGGCCCTCACCGCCGTGGGCACCGACTTCTACCGCGTGCACGTGGCCGACGAGGAGTCCGGCTACTCCTTTGGAACCTGGAACGCCGTCACGGGCTCTCGCCACCCGGCCGGAGAGGGACGAGACCTCCTCTTCGACGGAGAGACGACCAACACCAACTACTCCACTCTTCGCGTGTACGGGTCCGGCGGCCCCCGGGACTATGCGACCGAGGCCTACGCCCCCGGGGTGGGCGAAGGGGTCGCCCTGGACCTCTACTACATCGCCGAGGGTCCAAGCCCCCTGGCTTCCGAGGGCGCGGGCTGGCGCGTGGAGTGGTGCGTGGAGCCCGAGGCGTTGTGGGTGACCCAGGACGTCTTCGTCGTCGGGGAGACCTTCGCCACCGCGGCCATCTACCACACGGTGGAGATCCGAAACATGGGCGACGCCGACGTGGCGGTGGGCTGGCGAAACCTCTACGACTGGGCGGTCAACGACCCCTCCTTCGACGACGGGCCCGCAAACCGCGTGGAGGGCGCCGCGGGCGCCGTGGTCGTCCCTTTCACCACGCGAGAGTTTCTTCACGCGTCCAACCCCGGGGAGCTCGTGCGGGTCTCCGTGGACCGCACCACGGAGGACCCGCCGGAGGCGGTCGTCCCCACCTACCAGCCGCTCCTGGCGCTGGGGTACGACCCCCGCTTCCGGCCGGACCTCCCGGTCACCCTCCCCGACGCCTACGCCTTCGTGAGCTGGCCGTATGCCTACGGGTCCCTGTTCGAGTACCTCGTCGATCCGGCGTTCGACGCCACCGACGACACCGCCGGCCTCTCCTGGTTCGGGCTCACGGCCGAGACCGCCCCGGTCCTCTCCGCCGGCGACACCGTTCGCTTCACCCAGGTCCTCTTTGGCGCCCTCCCCAGCGCCCCGCCCGGCAAGACCTCCCCCGTGCCCGAGCCCTCCACCCTCGCCCTCCTGGCCACGGGGCTGGCCGTGCTGGCGCGCCGCCGGGGGACCTCCCCAGGTACGGCCCTCCGCCGCCGTTGA
- a CDS encoding PIN domain-containing protein, which translates to MLPFDLAAARIYARIWANLARRGLTVGAHDLLIAATAISLDDALLTVNRRDFEKIEGLRLEVR; encoded by the coding sequence ATCCTTCCTTTCGACCTCGCTGCGGCGCGCATCTACGCGCGCATCTGGGCAAACCTTGCGAGGCGGGGGCTCACGGTGGGAGCCCACGACCTCCTCATCGCCGCCACCGCCATCTCCCTCGACGACGCGCTGCTCACGGTCAACCGCCGGGACTTCGAGAAGATCGAGGGCCTTCGCCTCGAGGTGCGGTGA